One genomic segment of Salinigranum rubrum includes these proteins:
- a CDS encoding winged helix-turn-helix domain-containing protein: MSNTWDAAGFVASSRYRLAVCEYLSDHGPGLPSEISTETDLAQPHVSRALSELRDRDVVELLVPESQQKGRLYDLTEAGRVALNRLAHGRNAVDIEVVTREEFPHDDLVKHLETAYSGVMQAVAAYDGDAASVHFFASEPADSRESPIVRLWTTSGPNGELTSGATGRHEFTVYGLENVTLVDLCVDETRRLGISLDDEADVPVRSFVDEIEEYLRN, encoded by the coding sequence ATGAGCAACACTTGGGACGCGGCTGGGTTCGTGGCTAGTTCCCGCTATCGGCTTGCTGTCTGTGAGTATCTCTCTGACCACGGGCCGGGGCTTCCGTCCGAAATTTCGACGGAGACCGACCTCGCACAGCCCCACGTCTCTCGGGCGCTCTCGGAACTCCGAGACCGAGACGTCGTCGAACTCCTCGTTCCGGAGTCGCAGCAGAAGGGGCGACTCTACGACCTCACGGAGGCGGGACGGGTCGCCCTCAACCGGCTCGCACACGGTCGGAACGCGGTCGACATCGAGGTCGTGACCCGCGAAGAGTTCCCGCACGACGACCTCGTCAAACACCTCGAAACGGCGTACTCGGGGGTCATGCAGGCGGTCGCGGCGTACGACGGCGACGCCGCGAGCGTCCACTTCTTCGCGAGCGAACCGGCGGACAGCAGGGAGTCACCCATCGTTCGGCTGTGGACGACGTCGGGCCCGAACGGCGAACTGACCTCCGGAGCGACGGGCCGTCACGAGTTCACCGTCTACGGGCTCGAAAACGTCACGCTCGTCGACCTCTGCGTCGACGAGACGCGGCGTCTCGGTATCTCGCTCGACGACGAGGCGGACGTCCCCGTGCGGAGCTTCGTCGATGAGATAGAGGAGTACCTCCGGAACTGA
- a CDS encoding phosphopentomutase/phosphoglucosamine mutase has protein sequence MELFGTAGIRGDTAERVTPELALAVGRAAGLAAVEAEDAEFVVGRDGRTTGEALASAVEAGLLSAGATVRRAGVLPTPALAFASRGRRGVMLTASHNPPTDNGLKLFVDGVEYDRAQERTVERRVDDESPPVSWDRWGSTESVTPLSRYRRAVVSYAEGVGSDLDGLSVAVDCGNGVGSVATPWVLHELGAHVVGLNDNVDGHFPGRESKPTPESLTGIRDFVADGDFDLGLAHDGDADRLVVLDSAGEVVHEDTVLAMYAAAYVRSSSVADPVVVTTPNASARIDERVTALGGRVERVRLGALHEGISTARKAGGDVVFAAEPWKHIHPAFGGWIDGVCSAAVLCRLVAGQAGGLDGLREPITERPYRKVSVPCPDGSKRAAMAALETSLPEAFPGGEVDTEHGVRLEFPDASWLLVRPSGTEPYVRLYAESDDVDALAEEARAVVEAAVDGS, from the coding sequence ATGGAGCTGTTCGGTACCGCGGGAATCCGCGGCGACACGGCGGAACGAGTGACGCCCGAACTGGCGCTCGCCGTCGGGCGCGCTGCGGGCCTCGCCGCGGTCGAGGCCGAGGACGCGGAGTTCGTGGTCGGTCGCGACGGTCGAACGACGGGCGAGGCGCTCGCGTCGGCCGTCGAGGCGGGTCTGCTCTCGGCGGGGGCGACGGTCCGCCGCGCGGGCGTCCTCCCGACGCCGGCGCTGGCGTTCGCCTCGCGCGGGCGACGCGGGGTGATGCTCACCGCGAGCCACAACCCGCCCACGGACAACGGCCTGAAGCTGTTCGTCGACGGCGTCGAGTACGACCGAGCACAGGAGCGGACCGTCGAGCGACGCGTCGACGACGAGTCCCCGCCCGTCTCGTGGGACCGCTGGGGGTCGACCGAGTCGGTGACGCCGCTCTCTCGCTACCGGCGGGCGGTCGTCTCGTACGCGGAGGGGGTCGGAAGCGACCTCGACGGCCTCTCGGTTGCGGTCGACTGCGGCAACGGCGTCGGCTCCGTGGCGACGCCGTGGGTACTCCACGAACTCGGCGCGCACGTCGTCGGCCTCAACGACAACGTGGACGGACACTTCCCGGGGCGCGAGTCGAAGCCGACACCGGAGTCGCTCACGGGTATTCGCGACTTCGTCGCCGACGGCGACTTCGACCTCGGCCTCGCACACGACGGCGACGCCGACCGACTGGTGGTGCTGGACTCGGCGGGGGAGGTGGTCCACGAGGACACCGTGCTCGCGATGTACGCGGCGGCGTACGTCCGGTCCTCGTCGGTCGCGGACCCGGTCGTCGTGACGACGCCGAACGCCTCCGCGCGCATCGACGAGCGGGTGACCGCTCTCGGCGGCCGGGTCGAGCGCGTCCGACTCGGTGCGCTCCACGAAGGCATCTCGACGGCGCGGAAGGCGGGTGGCGACGTCGTCTTCGCCGCCGAGCCGTGGAAGCATATCCACCCCGCGTTCGGCGGCTGGATCGACGGCGTCTGCTCGGCGGCGGTCCTCTGTCGGTTGGTCGCCGGACAGGCTGGAGGACTCGACGGTCTCCGCGAGCCCATCACGGAGCGACCGTACCGGAAGGTGTCGGTCCCCTGTCCCGACGGGTCGAAACGTGCGGCGATGGCGGCGCTTGAGACGTCGCTCCCCGAGGCGTTCCCGGGGGGCGAGGTGGACACCGAACACGGCGTCAGGCTGGAGTTCCCCGACGCCTCGTGGCTGCTCGTCCGTCCCTCCGGCACCGAGCCGTACGTCAGACTCTACGCCGAGAGCGACGACGTCGACGCGCTGGCCGAGGAAGCCCGGGCGGTGGTCGAGGCGGCCGTCGACGGATCTTAA
- a CDS encoding DICT sensory domain-containing protein, translating into MSLGRIIDRVERHERRVTLQSPPSRAVVSAVRRTFGPQGVSVDVEDGADRPSALVRDGGDVVTAVPLGDDAASFEAATEALTDALSTLDRTTFVSYDLSGMFATTREIEDRAWRVGSGRLRAGFQRVGALAEQAAVYAQLSTALDVHAYAVPDGSPPDMGETVVHLEPAPEIERSWFVVYDGDGRAAHKCALVAEERGPRRFSGFLTYAPSLVDEVDDYIAATY; encoded by the coding sequence ATGTCACTCGGGCGAATAATCGACCGGGTCGAACGCCACGAGCGGCGGGTGACCCTCCAGTCCCCCCCGTCACGGGCCGTCGTGAGCGCCGTTCGGCGGACCTTCGGTCCACAGGGCGTGAGCGTCGACGTCGAGGACGGGGCCGACCGTCCTTCGGCGCTGGTCCGCGACGGCGGCGACGTCGTCACCGCCGTCCCGCTCGGCGACGACGCCGCGTCGTTCGAGGCGGCGACCGAGGCGCTGACGGACGCGCTGTCGACGCTCGACCGGACGACGTTCGTCTCCTACGACCTGAGCGGGATGTTCGCGACGACCCGCGAGATCGAAGACCGTGCGTGGCGTGTCGGGAGCGGCCGGCTTCGGGCGGGTTTTCAGCGGGTCGGCGCGCTCGCCGAGCAGGCGGCGGTTTACGCGCAGTTGTCGACGGCGCTCGACGTCCACGCGTACGCCGTCCCCGACGGCTCGCCGCCGGACATGGGCGAGACGGTCGTCCACCTCGAACCCGCCCCCGAGATCGAGCGCTCGTGGTTCGTCGTCTACGACGGCGACGGCCGCGCGGCGCACAAGTGTGCGCTCGTCGCCGAGGAGCGCGGGCCGAGGCGGTTCTCGGGCTTTCTGACCTACGCGCCGAGCCTCGTCGACGAAGTCGACGACTACATCGCGGCGACCTACTAG
- a CDS encoding response regulator, with the protein MTERDRDSVVLVVDDEPGLADLYTVWLKTETEYTVRTAYGGEEALERVDETVDVVVTDRHMPPLSGDDLVQRLAERGLTCRTAMVTAVSPDFDIVGMDVDDYLTKPISQCELLDVVGELLRRARHDPVTAELHSLRAKQSALQTAKSAGELRENDAYCELVERIETLDQSRPISDARRRA; encoded by the coding sequence ATGACCGAACGGGACCGCGACTCCGTCGTCCTCGTCGTGGACGACGAGCCCGGACTCGCCGACCTCTACACCGTCTGGCTGAAGACGGAAACGGAGTACACGGTCCGGACGGCCTACGGCGGCGAAGAGGCACTCGAACGCGTCGACGAAACCGTCGACGTCGTCGTGACCGACCGGCACATGCCTCCTCTCTCGGGCGACGACCTGGTGCAGCGGCTCGCGGAGCGGGGACTCACCTGTCGGACGGCGATGGTGACCGCCGTCTCCCCGGACTTCGACATCGTCGGGATGGACGTCGACGACTACCTCACGAAGCCCATCTCGCAGTGCGAACTGCTCGACGTCGTCGGCGAACTCCTGCGCCGCGCGCGCCATGACCCGGTGACGGCCGAACTGCACTCGCTGCGCGCCAAGCAGTCGGCGCTGCAGACGGCGAAATCGGCGGGGGAACTGAGAGAGAACGACGCGTACTGCGAACTCGTCGAACGGATCGAGACGCTCGACCAGTCGAGGCCGATATCGGACGCTCGCAGGCGGGCCTGA
- a CDS encoding DUF429 domain-containing protein — MSRYIGVDGCSGGWFAVAYDPDEGPLDHGLYETFGAVVDTHVRSDTDRLLVDIPIGLPETGRRRCDEEARERLGSRASTVFFAPCRAVLGAADHETASAVNRERTGYGLSIQAWHLVPKIREVDAVLRSSSALRETVSEAHPELCFAALGDGPVAASKSTPAGRDERLDRLRPWVDADEVYESCLDAYLRRDVQRDDVLDALALALAASRPLARVPPVPDGTVPRDPVGLPMEIRYPENGSFEEDWVE; from the coding sequence GTGTCCAGGTACATCGGCGTCGACGGCTGCTCGGGCGGGTGGTTCGCGGTGGCGTACGACCCCGACGAGGGACCCCTCGACCACGGCCTGTACGAGACGTTCGGGGCCGTCGTCGACACGCACGTCCGTTCCGATACGGACCGACTGCTCGTCGACATTCCCATCGGCCTCCCCGAGACCGGCCGCCGTCGGTGCGACGAGGAAGCCAGAGAGCGCCTCGGGTCGCGCGCGTCGACGGTCTTCTTCGCGCCGTGTCGGGCCGTCCTCGGGGCCGCGGACCACGAGACGGCCTCGGCGGTGAACCGGGAGCGAACGGGGTACGGGCTCTCCATCCAGGCGTGGCACCTCGTCCCGAAGATACGGGAGGTGGACGCGGTCCTCCGCTCCTCGTCCGCACTGCGGGAGACGGTGTCGGAGGCGCACCCCGAACTCTGCTTCGCCGCGCTGGGTGACGGCCCCGTCGCGGCGTCGAAGTCGACGCCGGCGGGGAGAGACGAACGACTCGACCGGTTGCGACCGTGGGTCGACGCGGACGAGGTGTACGAGTCGTGTCTCGACGCCTACCTCCGGAGGGACGTACAGCGCGACGACGTCCTCGACGCGCTCGCTCTCGCGCTCGCGGCGTCCCGCCCGCTGGCCCGTGTTCCCCCCGTTCCCGACGGGACAGTCCCCAGGGACCCGGTCGGTCTGCCGATGGAGATTCGCTACCCCGAAAATGGTTCGTTCGAAGAGGATTGGGTAGAATAG
- a CDS encoding SRPBCC family protein — MPRNIYSHATGVERRDGRRRLVVSRVVDAPPNAVWDLLTDTTRWPEWGPSVTAVDSPTRYIEAGTTGRVRVAGAGIWVPFAVDSYVDGEDEKRWTWTVARVPATGHRVDPVGVDGQCRVAFEVPLLAAGYVPVCRRALARIARTVERE, encoded by the coding sequence ATGCCTAGGAATATATATTCGCACGCGACCGGGGTCGAGCGTCGGGACGGCCGGCGGCGTCTCGTGGTTTCACGGGTCGTCGACGCGCCTCCGAACGCTGTGTGGGACCTCCTCACCGACACGACCCGGTGGCCCGAGTGGGGACCGAGCGTGACCGCCGTCGACTCTCCCACCCGGTACATCGAGGCGGGGACGACCGGCCGGGTTCGCGTCGCTGGCGCGGGAATCTGGGTCCCGTTCGCGGTCGATTCGTACGTCGATGGAGAAGACGAGAAGCGGTGGACGTGGACCGTCGCCCGCGTGCCGGCGACGGGCCACCGCGTCGACCCGGTCGGCGTCGACGGGCAGTGTCGGGTGGCGTTCGAGGTGCCTCTGCTCGCAGCGGGCTACGTCCCCGTCTGTCGGCGGGCGCTCGCCCGGATCGCTCGAACCGTCGAGCGCGAGTGA
- the mvaD gene encoding phosphomevalonate decarboxylase MvaD produces the protein MKATAKAHPIQGLVKYHGMRDPDLRLPYHDSISVCTAPSHTRTTVAFDTDRDSDVYRIDGDVVEGRGAERIAHVVDHVRDLAGFDHRVRVESENSFPSNVGFGSSSSGFAALAMAACEAAGLEMTRPEISTVARRGSSSAARAVTGAFSQLYTGLNDEDCRSERIESDLESELRIVTGLVPAYKETEQAHEEAADSHMFQARMAHIHGQIAEMRDGLRNAQFDRVFELAEHDSLSLAATTMTGPAGWVYWQPRTIAIFNAVRELRTEGVPVYFSTDTGASVYVNTREEYVERVEAAVSECGVDTEVWEVGGPARVLDESEALF, from the coding sequence ATGAAAGCCACCGCGAAGGCTCACCCCATCCAGGGACTCGTGAAGTACCACGGGATGCGCGACCCCGACCTCCGACTCCCGTACCACGACAGCATCAGCGTCTGTACGGCCCCCTCACACACGCGGACGACCGTCGCGTTCGACACGGACCGCGACTCGGACGTCTACCGCATCGACGGCGACGTCGTCGAGGGCCGCGGGGCCGAACGCATCGCACACGTCGTCGACCACGTCCGCGACCTCGCGGGGTTCGACCATCGCGTTCGGGTGGAGTCGGAGAACTCCTTCCCCTCGAACGTCGGCTTCGGTTCCTCCTCGTCGGGCTTCGCCGCCCTGGCGATGGCGGCGTGTGAGGCCGCCGGGCTGGAGATGACGCGCCCCGAGATATCGACGGTGGCCCGCCGTGGCTCCTCCTCGGCGGCCCGAGCGGTCACGGGCGCGTTCTCGCAGTTGTACACCGGACTGAACGACGAGGACTGCCGCTCCGAACGCATCGAATCGGACCTCGAATCCGAACTCAGAATCGTCACGGGGCTCGTCCCCGCGTACAAGGAGACCGAACAGGCCCACGAGGAGGCGGCGGACTCGCACATGTTCCAGGCCCGGATGGCCCACATCCACGGGCAGATTGCCGAGATGCGCGACGGCCTTCGAAACGCCCAGTTCGACCGCGTCTTCGAACTCGCAGAGCACGACTCGCTCTCGCTGGCGGCGACGACGATGACCGGCCCGGCGGGATGGGTCTACTGGCAGCCGCGCACCATCGCCATCTTCAACGCCGTCCGCGAACTCCGGACGGAGGGCGTCCCGGTGTACTTCTCGACCGACACGGGCGCGTCGGTGTACGTCAACACCCGTGAGGAGTACGTCGAACGGGTCGAGGCGGCGGTTTCGGAGTGTGGGGTCGACACCGAAGTGTGGGAAGTGGGCGGCCCGGCGCGCGTGCTGGACGAGTCGGAGGCGCTGTTCTAA
- a CDS encoding VOC family protein has translation MSDHDVSAERPDSLAHVAGWDHVTLVGSNAEDTVAFYRDVLGLPLVIRQPNLDREEVEHLFFDAGDGRLVTFFVDESRESVERQDPGVGAVHHLAFRIEPEELPAIRDRLDEAGHRVSEYDRGAFHSLYTRDHNGLVIELAADKYAIPDDRRAEVLARAQAARVAAGADYIDSDHLETALADLGLPVEPNDLPDAPTGRDF, from the coding sequence ATGTCAGATCACGACGTCTCCGCCGAACGACCCGACAGCCTCGCGCACGTCGCCGGGTGGGACCACGTCACCCTCGTCGGCAGCAACGCCGAGGACACGGTCGCCTTCTACCGCGACGTCCTCGGCCTCCCGTTGGTCATCCGCCAGCCGAACCTCGACCGCGAGGAGGTCGAACACCTCTTCTTCGACGCCGGCGACGGCCGCCTCGTCACGTTCTTCGTCGACGAGTCCCGCGAGTCGGTCGAGCGTCAAGACCCCGGCGTCGGTGCCGTCCACCACCTCGCGTTCCGCATCGAACCCGAGGAACTCCCCGCGATTCGCGACCGACTCGACGAGGCGGGCCACCGCGTGAGCGAGTACGACCGCGGGGCCTTCCACTCGCTGTACACCCGCGACCACAACGGCCTCGTCATCGAACTCGCCGCGGACAAGTACGCCATTCCCGACGACCGACGGGCCGAGGTGCTCGCCCGCGCACAGGCCGCCCGCGTCGCCGCTGGCGCCGACTACATCGACTCCGACCACCTCGAAACCGCGCTCGCGGACCTCGGTCTCCCGGTCGAGCCGAACGACCTGCCGGACGCCCCCACCGGACGCGACTTCTGA
- a CDS encoding BtpA/SgcQ family protein: protein MPPFDPPTVVGMVHLPPLPGAPDYDEDAGRDRIRSRAVSDARALASGGCDAVMVENFGDVPFYPDSVPKHVVASMTDVVGRIGEEVDCPVGVNVLRNDAEAALSVASATGASFVRVNVHAGARVTDQGVVEGRAHETIRLRSRLASDVAVLADVGVKHSAPLGERRSLDESVDDVVTRGLADGVVVSGRGTGHAVDEDRLARAARACDRHDAPLFVGSGVTADTVNECLAHADGVVVGTALKVDGETTNRVDEARVRAVVEAARASESET from the coding sequence ATGCCCCCCTTCGACCCGCCGACCGTCGTCGGCATGGTCCATCTCCCACCGCTCCCGGGCGCACCCGACTACGACGAGGACGCTGGCCGCGACCGAATCCGGTCGCGTGCGGTTTCGGACGCCCGCGCGCTCGCGAGCGGCGGATGCGACGCCGTCATGGTCGAGAACTTCGGCGACGTTCCCTTCTACCCCGACTCGGTACCCAAACACGTCGTCGCGTCGATGACGGACGTGGTCGGTCGAATCGGGGAGGAGGTCGACTGTCCCGTCGGGGTGAACGTCCTCCGCAACGACGCCGAGGCCGCCCTCTCGGTGGCGAGCGCGACGGGCGCGTCGTTCGTCCGCGTCAACGTGCACGCGGGCGCTCGCGTGACCGACCAGGGCGTCGTCGAGGGCCGCGCCCACGAGACGATTCGGCTCCGCTCCCGCCTCGCGAGCGACGTCGCCGTCCTCGCCGACGTCGGCGTCAAACACTCCGCCCCGCTGGGAGAGCGGCGGTCGCTCGACGAGTCGGTCGACGACGTGGTGACACGCGGCCTCGCCGACGGGGTGGTCGTCTCCGGACGCGGGACGGGACACGCCGTCGACGAGGACCGACTCGCCCGCGCCGCACGGGCTTGTGACCGTCACGACGCGCCGCTGTTCGTCGGGAGCGGCGTCACCGCCGACACGGTGAACGAGTGCCTCGCGCACGCCGACGGCGTCGTCGTCGGCACCGCGCTCAAGGTCGACGGCGAGACGACCAACCGGGTCGACGAGGCGCGCGTCCGCGCCGTCGTCGAGGCCGCGCGGGCGTCGGAATCGGAAACGTAG
- a CDS encoding DoxX family protein has protein sequence MYPSDITDITRLSAELVLQNASLFDSAGADVVFLLARVLFGAVIAFTGLNHFLNAETMVGYAGAKGIPAPNLAVPFSGGLLLFGGLGIVLGVFPTLAAGAIAVFLLVATPTMHDFWAAPAEEQMTEMTQFLKNVALLGTALGFLVVSQTPWPLAVGVGL, from the coding sequence ATGTACCCATCCGACATCACCGATATTACCCGTCTGAGCGCCGAACTCGTCCTCCAGAACGCGTCGCTGTTCGACTCCGCCGGCGCCGACGTCGTGTTCCTCCTCGCACGCGTCCTGTTCGGGGCGGTCATCGCCTTCACCGGGCTGAACCACTTCCTCAACGCCGAAACGATGGTCGGGTACGCGGGGGCGAAGGGGATTCCCGCCCCGAACCTGGCCGTTCCGTTCTCCGGGGGACTGCTCCTCTTCGGCGGCCTCGGAATCGTGCTCGGCGTCTTCCCGACGCTCGCCGCGGGTGCTATCGCCGTCTTCCTGCTCGTCGCGACGCCCACGATGCACGACTTCTGGGCGGCGCCCGCGGAGGAGCAGATGACCGAGATGACGCAGTTCCTCAAGAACGTCGCCCTCCTGGGCACGGCGCTCGGCTTCCTCGTCGTCAGCCAGACGCCGTGGCCCCTCGCCGTCGGCGTCGGCCTGTAA
- a CDS encoding flavin reductase family protein, which yields MEGRPEEFGSPYRLVSAAVVPRPIAWVSSRGPRGENLAPFSFFNVAAIDPPILMVAPVGVGDERKDTPENVLETEAFVVNVVTADLVGAMNETAATLDAGESEFERADVTAVEATAVDAPRVEEAHVALECTLAESMEMGGSTLLFGEVVHAHVDDDLLVDGHKLDVTKLDAVGRLAGGYYASTSDRYHLERPP from the coding sequence ATGGAGGGTCGACCCGAGGAGTTCGGCTCCCCGTATCGGCTGGTGTCGGCGGCGGTCGTCCCCCGGCCCATCGCGTGGGTCTCTTCGCGCGGCCCGCGCGGCGAGAACCTCGCGCCGTTCAGCTTCTTCAACGTCGCCGCCATCGACCCGCCCATCCTGATGGTCGCCCCCGTCGGCGTCGGCGACGAGCGCAAGGACACGCCCGAGAACGTCCTCGAGACGGAGGCGTTCGTGGTCAACGTCGTCACCGCCGACCTCGTCGGGGCGATGAACGAGACGGCGGCCACGCTCGACGCCGGCGAGAGCGAGTTCGAGCGCGCGGACGTGACGGCGGTCGAGGCCACGGCCGTCGACGCGCCGCGCGTCGAGGAGGCTCACGTCGCCCTCGAGTGTACCCTCGCGGAGTCGATGGAGATGGGCGGGTCGACGCTGCTCTTCGGCGAGGTCGTCCACGCCCACGTCGACGACGACCTGCTCGTCGACGGCCACAAGCTAGACGTGACGAAACTCGACGCGGTCGGCCGCCTCGCCGGCGGCTACTACGCCTCGACGTCGGACCGCTATCACCTCGAACGGCCCCCCTGA
- a CDS encoding acylphosphatase, with the protein MTERDGDDEVHAHVYVSGRVQGVAYRANTREAVRDYDIEGWVRNLDDGRVEAVFEGPRPDVEEMVEWCETGSPAARVDDVEVEFSEPKGASGFRVRW; encoded by the coding sequence ATGACAGAGCGCGACGGGGACGACGAGGTTCACGCGCACGTGTACGTCTCCGGCCGCGTCCAGGGGGTCGCCTACCGAGCCAACACCCGCGAGGCAGTCCGCGACTACGACATCGAAGGGTGGGTCCGGAACCTCGACGACGGCCGGGTCGAAGCCGTCTTCGAGGGCCCCCGGCCGGACGTCGAGGAGATGGTCGAGTGGTGTGAGACGGGGAGTCCCGCGGCGCGGGTCGACGACGTCGAGGTCGAGTTCTCCGAGCCGAAGGGCGCGTCGGGCTTCCGCGTCCGGTGGTGA